Proteins from one Oryza sativa Japonica Group chromosome 12, ASM3414082v1 genomic window:
- the LOC4351256 gene encoding probable calcium-binding protein CML25/26 isoform X2, whose product MAAALGEEVSEEEAAAILATADTDGDGLLDHHEFMRLSAAHQLQEPAEESLRCLREAFDMYAEEEETAVITPASLRRMLRRLGSEHQRLEMEECRAMICRFDLNGDGVLSFDEFRVMMLMA is encoded by the coding sequence atggcggcggcgctcggggaGGAGGTgtccgaggaggaggcggcggcgatcctCGCAACGGCCGacaccgacggcgacggcttgcTGGACCACCACGAGTTCATGAGGCTCTCTGCTGCTCATCAGTTGCAGGAGCCAGCGGAGGAGAGCCTAAGGTGCCTGAGGGAGGCGTTCGACATgtacgcggaggaggaggagacggcggtgaTCACGCCGGCGAGCCTGCGGCGGATGCTGAGGCGGCTGGGGTCAGAGCATCAGCGGCTGGAGATGGAGGAGTGCAGGGCCATGATCTGCAGGTTCGACCtcaacggcgacggcgtgctCTCCTTTGACGAGTTCAGGGTCATGATGCTCATGGCTTGA
- the LOC4351256 gene encoding probable calcium-binding protein CML25/26 isoform X1, protein MASSASSVFAAFDKDGDGKVSASELRGCMAAALGEEVSEEEAAAILATADTDGDGLLDHHEFMRLSAAHQLQEPAEESLRCLREAFDMYAEEEETAVITPASLRRMLRRLGSEHQRLEMEECRAMICRFDLNGDGVLSFDEFRVMMLMA, encoded by the coding sequence ATGGCATCGTCAGCTTCGTCGGTGTTCGCGGCCTTCGacaaggacggcgacggcaaggtgTCCGCGTCCGAGCTGCGGGGctgcatggcggcggcgctcggggaGGAGGTgtccgaggaggaggcggcggcgatcctCGCAACGGCCGacaccgacggcgacggcttgcTGGACCACCACGAGTTCATGAGGCTCTCTGCTGCTCATCAGTTGCAGGAGCCAGCGGAGGAGAGCCTAAGGTGCCTGAGGGAGGCGTTCGACATgtacgcggaggaggaggagacggcggtgaTCACGCCGGCGAGCCTGCGGCGGATGCTGAGGCGGCTGGGGTCAGAGCATCAGCGGCTGGAGATGGAGGAGTGCAGGGCCATGATCTGCAGGTTCGACCtcaacggcgacggcgtgctCTCCTTTGACGAGTTCAGGGTCATGATGCTCATGGCTTGA
- the LOC107278274 gene encoding ammonium transporter 3 member 1-like: protein MKQQIELKLGRAMASVAVPEWLNKGDNAWQMLSATLVALQGFPGLALFYAGAVTRKCALTSAFMALYAMAATMPCWALWAHNMAFGHRLLPFVGRPAPALAQHYMLTQALLPFTLHLHSNGEVETAAVAPLYPSASMVFFQWASAGVTVGLVAGAVLGRMSVKAWMAFVPLWTTLSYTVGAYSIWGGGFLFHWGVMDYSGGYVVHLAAGVSGYTAAYWVGPRRKEEEEMTMAGGGNLVAMVAGAGILWMGWTGFNGGDPFSANTDSSVAVLNTHICTTTSILAWVCCDIAVRGRPSVVGAVQGMITGLVCITPAAGLVQGWAALLMGVASGTLPCYTMNAAMSFKVDDTLGILHTHAVSGVLGGVLTGVFAHPTLCDMFLPVTGSRGLVYGVRAGGVQVLKQVAAALFVAAWNVAATSIILVVVRAFVPLRMTEDELLAGDIAVHGEQAYYFSSGTNCSLSHETIEVGNS from the coding sequence ATGAAGCAGCAGATCGAACTCAAACTAGGAAGAGCAATGGCGTCGGTGGCGGTGCCGGAGTGGCTGAACAAGGGCGACAACGCCTGGCAGATGCTCTCCGCCACGCTCGTCGCCCTGCAGGGCTTCCCCGGTCTCGCCCTCTTCTACGCCGGCGCCGTCACCCGCAAGTGCGCGCTCACCTCCGCATTCATGGCGCTCtacgccatggccgccaccatGCCGTGCTGGGCGCTCTGGGCGCACAACATGGCCTTCGGCCACCGCCTCCTGCCCTTCGTCGGCCGCCCCGCCCCGGCGCTCGCCCAGCACTACATGCTCACCCAGGCGCTGCTCCCCTTCACCCTCCACCTCCACTCCAACGGCGAGGTGGAGACGGCCGCGGTGGCGCCGCTGTACCCGTCGGCGAGCATGGTGTTCTTCCAGTGggcctccgccggcgtcaccgTGGGgctggtcgccggcgccgtgctcGGGCGCATGAGCGTCAAGGCGTGGATGGCGTTCGTGCCGCTGTGGACGACGCTGTCCTATACGGTGGGAGCGTACAGCATTTGGGGCGGGGGCTTCCTCTTCCACTGGGGCGTCATGGACTACTCCGGCGGCTACGTCgttcacctcgccgccggcgtctccggctACACGGCCGCGTACTGGGTGGGAccaaggaggaaggaggaggaggaaatgacAATGGCGGGTGGTGGCAACctggtggcgatggtggccggCGCGGGCATCCTGTGGATGGGGTGGACCGGCTTCAACGGCGGCGACCCCTTCTCCGCCAACACCGACTCGTCGGTGGCGGTGCTCAACACGCACATCTGCACCACCACCAGCATCCTCGCTTGGGTTTGCTGCGACATCGCCGTCCGCGGGAGGCCGTCGGTGGTGGGCGCGGTGCAGGGCATGATCACCGGCCTGGTGTGCATAACTCCGGCGGCAGGGCTGGTGCAGGGGTGGGCAGCTCTGCTAATGGGCGTCGCGTCGGGGACACTGCCATGCTACACCATGAACGCCGCCATGTCGTTCAAGGTAGACGACACGCTGGGCATCCTGCACACCCACGCGGTGTCCGGTGTTCTGGGCGGCGTCCTCACCGGCGTTTTCGCGCACCCTACTCTCTGTGACATGTTCCTTCCGGTGACCGGCTCAAGGGGCCTCGTCTACGGCGTCCGCGCCGGCGGGGTGCAGGTGTTGAAGCAGGTCGCCGCCGCATTGTTCGTTGCCGCATGGAACGTGGCCGCCACGTCCATCATCTTGGTCGTCGTCAGGGCGTTCGTGCCGCTGAGGATGACGGAAGATGAGCTGCTCGCCGGAGACATTGCCGTACATGGGGAACAAGCTTATTATTTTTCGAGTGGCACCAATTGTAGTTTAAGCCATGAGACCATTGAGGTCGGAAATTCATAA
- the LOC9270809 gene encoding uncharacterized protein, translated as MPKSKRNRPVTLSKTKKKPGLERKGKVVTDIKDAVEHYANAYVFTYDNMRNQKLKDLREQLKSSSRIFLAGKKVMQIALGRSPADEAKTGLHKLSKFLQGDTGLFFTNLPRDDVERLFREFEEHDFARTGSIATETVELKEGPLEQFTHEMEPFLRKQGMPVRLNKGAVELVADHIVCEEGKPISPEAAQTLRLLGMQMATFRLYLVCRWSSDDFEVYKEGLAQLRAEADDSS; from the exons ATGCCGAAATCCAAGCGCAACCGCCCTG TAACCTTATCCAAGACCAAGAAGAAGCCTGGATTAGAGCGCAAGGGCAAAGTTGTTACCGATATCAAAGATGCCGTCGAGCACTACGCTAATGCCTATGTCTTCACCTACGATAACATGAGGAATCAGAAGCTCAAGGACCTCAGAGAGCAGCTCAAGTCCTCCAGCAG GATATTCCTTGCTGGAAAGAAGGTCATGCAGATAGCGTTGGGGCGTTCACCTGCTGATGAAGCTAAAACAGGCCTTCATAAACTTTCCAAG TTCCTACAAGGTGATACTGGACTGTTCTTTACTAATCTTCCAAGAGATGATGTAGAGAG ATTATTTCGAGAATTCGAAGAGCATGATTTCGCCAGGACAGGAAGTATTGCGACAGAAACG GTGGAGCTTAAGGAAGGCCCCTTAGAACAGTTTACACATGAAATGGAACCCTTTCTACGCAAGCAAGGAATGCCAGTTCGTCTGAACAAAG GTGCGGTAGAATTAGTTGCAGATCACATAGTATGTGAAGAAGGGAAGCCCATTTCACCAGAAGCAGCACAAACTCTG CGGTTGCTTGGGATGCAGATGGCAACATTCCGACTGTACCTTGTCTGCCGGTGGTCCTCTGATGACTTCGAAGTTTACAAGGAAGGCTTGGCGCAACTGCGAGCTGAAGCTGATGATTCTTCTTAA